In the Deltaproteobacteria bacterium genome, one interval contains:
- a CDS encoding histidine phosphatase family protein: MGGPWRRSRCPAGSRTASTAAGSATDVSETGSTRLVLVRHGQIAANTARIWHGSTDSPLTDHGRLEAQRTGEHLARTRPAVRALYTSPLQRTRDTAAEIGARLGLEPIVEPGLAEYGIGELEGVSYQALLDEHGFFTRIRDDLDFAPPGGESPNAVMARVTAALQRISIAHRGFEVVVVSHGAALGIALGQLLDRDPMRWQQYHLSNCGLSELVLEPAPRLIAWNRTDHL, from the coding sequence CTGGGCGGCCCGTGGCGACGATCGAGATGCCCCGCCGGGTCCCGCACGGCTTCCACGGCAGCTGGATCCGCGACTGACGTGTCCGAGACAGGATCGACCCGGCTCGTGCTCGTTCGTCACGGCCAGATCGCGGCGAACACCGCCCGGATCTGGCACGGCTCGACCGACAGCCCGCTCACCGATCACGGACGGCTCGAAGCGCAGCGCACGGGCGAGCATCTGGCCCGAACCCGCCCGGCCGTGCGCGCGCTCTACACGAGCCCGCTCCAGCGCACGCGCGACACGGCCGCCGAGATCGGCGCGCGGCTCGGCCTCGAGCCGATCGTCGAGCCCGGACTCGCCGAGTACGGGATCGGCGAGCTCGAGGGTGTCTCGTACCAGGCGCTGCTCGACGAGCACGGCTTCTTCACGCGAATTCGCGACGATCTCGACTTCGCGCCGCCCGGCGGCGAGTCACCCAACGCCGTGATGGCACGCGTGACCGCCGCGCTCCAGCGCATCTCGATCGCGCACCGGGGCTTCGAGGTGGTGGTGGTGAGTCACGGCGCGGCGCTGGGCATCGCGCTGGGCCAGCTCCTCGATCGCGACCCGATGCGCTGGCAGCAGTACCACCTGTCGAACTGCGGGCTGTCGGAGCTGGTGCTCGAGCCTGCGCCTCGACTGATCGCCTGGAATCGCACCGACCACTTGTAG
- a CDS encoding MFS transporter: protein MAAPSFSASYLRYALGLLCAVYVVNFVDRQILAILLPSIKAELSLTDTQLGLLSGTAFGLFYATLGVPIARLADRVSRKWVITVCLALWSGMTALCGSAVGFTSLLAFRVGVGVGEAGGSPPAHSMISDYFPPERRATALAIFSLGVPFGILVGFLAGGWLNEGLGWRRAFVVVGLPGLLLAVLVALTLREPPRGHSEGLHSDGATPSALDVIRFLWSAPTFRHLSLASGLYAFVGYSVINWVPSFLIRTHHMTSGEVGSWLALIVGVGGGIGNYLGGVLADRFGAKDARKRALVPAIAMAVAAPFSLVIYGTQSATIALVFLVLPTGLGLMYQAPAFAITQSLATPKMRATAAAVLLFVINIIGLALGPLATGALSDALEPRFGADSLRWALLIVSSLFVWSALHFYLASRTLARDFERAREAGLRESRGAV from the coding sequence CAAGGCGGAGCTCTCGCTCACCGACACGCAGCTCGGCCTGCTCTCGGGCACCGCGTTCGGCCTGTTCTACGCGACGCTCGGTGTCCCGATCGCGCGCCTGGCCGACCGCGTGTCGCGAAAATGGGTGATCACGGTCTGCCTCGCGCTCTGGAGCGGGATGACGGCGCTGTGCGGCTCCGCGGTCGGATTCACGAGCCTGCTCGCGTTCCGCGTCGGCGTCGGCGTCGGCGAGGCCGGCGGCAGCCCGCCCGCGCACTCGATGATCTCCGACTACTTCCCGCCCGAGCGGCGCGCGACGGCGCTCGCGATCTTCTCGCTCGGCGTGCCCTTCGGGATCCTGGTCGGCTTCCTGGCCGGGGGCTGGCTGAACGAGGGCCTCGGCTGGCGGCGCGCGTTCGTGGTCGTCGGCCTGCCCGGCCTGCTGCTCGCGGTTCTGGTCGCGCTCACGCTGCGCGAGCCGCCGCGCGGGCACTCCGAGGGCCTGCACAGCGACGGAGCGACGCCGTCCGCGCTCGACGTGATCCGCTTCCTGTGGAGCGCGCCCACCTTCCGCCATCTGTCGCTGGCCTCCGGCCTGTACGCCTTCGTCGGCTACTCGGTGATCAACTGGGTGCCGTCGTTCCTGATCCGCACGCACCACATGACGAGCGGCGAGGTCGGATCCTGGCTGGCGCTGATCGTCGGCGTCGGCGGTGGCATCGGAAACTACCTCGGCGGCGTGCTCGCGGATCGCTTCGGCGCGAAGGATGCGCGCAAGCGCGCGCTCGTGCCCGCGATCGCGATGGCGGTCGCGGCGCCGTTCTCGCTCGTGATCTACGGAACCCAGAGCGCGACGATCGCGCTGGTGTTCCTGGTCCTGCCCACGGGGCTCGGCCTCATGTATCAGGCGCCCGCGTTCGCGATCACGCAGTCGCTGGCCACGCCGAAGATGCGCGCCACCGCCGCCGCGGTGCTGCTGTTCGTGATCAACATCATCGGGCTCGCGCTCGGGCCGCTCGCGACGGGGGCGCTGAGCGACGCACTCGAGCCGCGCTTCGGCGCGGACTCGCTGCGCTGGGCGCTGCTGATCGTCTCGTCGCTCTTCGTCTGGTCGGCACTGCACTTCTACCTGGCGTCGCGAACCCTCGCCCGCGATTTCGAGCGCGCGCGCGAGGCGGGCCTTCGCGAGAGCCGCGGGGCGGTGTAA
- a CDS encoding CoA transferase: MGPLSGIRILEFAGIGPGPFCAMLLADMGAEVVRVDRAQNARGGDPAKPPSDPLLRGRRSIAVDLKQPQAIEAVLRLVAGADALVEGFRPGVMERLGLGPDVCLARNPRLVYGRMTGWGQDGPMAQAAGHDINYIALAGALEPIGRKGQPPLPPLNLVGDFGGGGMLLAFGVLAGLLEAKRSGKGQVVDAAMVDGAALLMSMFWGMRNSGFWSDERGTNLLDTGAHFYEVYECSDGKYISLGSIEPQFYAELLELSGLGEEKLPAQMDRSQWPAMKQRVAALIATRTRDEWCRIMEGSDVCFAPVLAMSEAPAHPHNVARQTFIEIAGMTQPAPAPRFSRTKPEVARPPAHAGQHSVEVLDGWGFSEAEIRALRESKAIA; the protein is encoded by the coding sequence ATGGGTCCTTTGTCAGGAATCCGGATTCTCGAGTTCGCAGGCATCGGCCCGGGCCCGTTCTGCGCGATGCTGCTGGCGGACATGGGGGCCGAGGTCGTGCGCGTCGACCGCGCGCAGAACGCGCGCGGCGGCGACCCCGCCAAGCCGCCCTCCGATCCGCTGCTGCGTGGCCGGCGCAGCATCGCGGTCGACCTGAAGCAGCCGCAGGCGATCGAAGCGGTGCTCCGGCTCGTCGCGGGCGCGGACGCGTTGGTCGAGGGCTTCCGTCCCGGCGTGATGGAGCGGCTCGGGCTCGGTCCCGACGTGTGTCTGGCGCGAAATCCGCGGCTCGTCTACGGGCGCATGACGGGCTGGGGCCAGGACGGCCCGATGGCGCAGGCCGCGGGCCACGACATCAACTACATCGCGCTCGCCGGGGCGCTCGAGCCGATCGGGCGCAAGGGCCAGCCGCCGCTTCCGCCGCTCAATCTGGTCGGCGATTTCGGCGGCGGCGGCATGCTGCTCGCGTTCGGCGTGCTCGCGGGACTGCTCGAGGCCAAGCGCTCCGGAAAAGGCCAGGTCGTCGACGCGGCGATGGTCGACGGCGCGGCGCTGCTGATGTCGATGTTCTGGGGCATGCGCAACTCGGGCTTCTGGAGCGACGAGCGCGGCACGAACCTGCTCGACACCGGCGCGCACTTCTACGAGGTCTACGAGTGCTCGGACGGGAAGTACATCTCGCTCGGGTCGATCGAGCCGCAGTTCTACGCCGAGCTGCTCGAGCTCTCGGGCCTCGGCGAGGAGAAGCTCCCCGCGCAGATGGACCGCTCGCAGTGGCCGGCGATGAAGCAGCGCGTGGCGGCGCTGATCGCGACCCGCACGCGCGACGAGTGGTGTCGGATCATGGAGGGAAGCGACGTCTGCTTCGCCCCGGTTCTCGCGATGAGCGAGGCGCCCGCGCACCCGCACAACGTCGCGCGCCAGACCTTCATCGAGATCGCCGGAATGACCCAGCCCGCGCCCGCGCCGCGCTTCAGCCGCACCAAGCCCGAGGTCGCGCGCCCGCCCGCTCACGCGGGACAGCACAGCGTCGAGGTGCTCGACGGCTGGGGCTTTTCGGAGGCGGAGATCCGCGCGCTGCGGGAGTCGAAGGCGATCGCCTGA
- a CDS encoding DUF2779 domain-containing protein, whose amino-acid sequence MSDERAIDPGRYLAGLQCERRLWLASRSAGIAASAAASAEREAWARTRRELREIAFGLFPGARGVAEPDSDRAVARTRELLADPSIPAVASAVFAAGGAIARIDFVERLGERGFGLRQVRAALRPSEAALDELAFRYHVARSSGLEVVSVEVVLLDADYVRGASAPDPRSLLRRADVTGQVRFLAGDLETRLEDQRRILAREKAPETEPSPHCRRPDSCEFLAYCTAGKPPDWIGHLPALRANPFAELRARGVERIRDLDPDFSRTPSQRNARECLLRGTAFATSDLARRLSGFGPPADALDFEAILPEIPVFAGTRPFEVVPFQWSAWLAGGGSEPVQAEFLADGRSDPRREFAESLLEAFAPRALPILVYSGFESEVLGALSRAFPDLADGLERLRARLRDLLPVVRRSVYHPDFLGSFSLKRVAPALCFGFTFSDLPGIADGGAASRAWLSLARGELSPERAAGILGELREYCARDAIALAKLLVVLRNLDPAHSDR is encoded by the coding sequence ATGAGCGACGAGCGCGCGATCGACCCGGGGCGGTATCTCGCCGGCTTGCAGTGCGAGCGACGGCTCTGGCTCGCCTCGCGCTCGGCCGGGATCGCTGCGAGCGCGGCCGCCTCCGCAGAGCGCGAGGCGTGGGCGCGCACCCGGCGCGAGCTACGCGAGATCGCATTCGGGCTCTTCCCCGGCGCGCGGGGGGTCGCAGAGCCGGACTCTGACAGGGCGGTCGCGCGAACCCGCGAGCTGCTCGCCGATCCATCGATCCCGGCGGTCGCCTCGGCCGTCTTCGCCGCCGGCGGCGCGATCGCGCGGATCGATTTCGTCGAGCGGCTCGGCGAGCGCGGCTTCGGGCTGCGCCAGGTTCGCGCGGCGCTTCGGCCCAGCGAGGCCGCGCTCGACGAGCTGGCGTTCCGCTACCACGTGGCGCGGAGCTCGGGGCTCGAGGTGGTATCGGTCGAGGTCGTGCTTCTCGACGCGGACTACGTGCGTGGGGCGAGCGCGCCCGATCCCCGATCGCTGCTTCGCAGGGCCGACGTGACCGGACAGGTCCGGTTCCTCGCCGGCGATCTCGAGACGCGGCTCGAGGACCAGAGGCGGATCCTCGCGCGCGAAAAGGCGCCGGAGACCGAGCCGTCGCCGCACTGTCGAAGACCGGACAGCTGCGAGTTCCTGGCCTACTGCACCGCCGGCAAGCCGCCGGACTGGATCGGCCATCTGCCCGCGCTTCGCGCCAACCCGTTCGCCGAGCTCCGCGCGCGCGGGGTCGAGCGCATCCGCGATCTCGATCCGGACTTCTCGCGCACGCCGTCGCAGCGCAACGCGCGCGAGTGCCTGCTGCGCGGGACGGCGTTCGCGACGAGCGACCTCGCGCGCAGGCTTTCGGGCTTCGGGCCGCCCGCGGACGCGCTCGACTTCGAGGCGATCCTGCCGGAGATCCCCGTCTTCGCCGGAACGCGCCCGTTCGAGGTCGTGCCGTTCCAGTGGTCCGCGTGGCTCGCCGGCGGGGGCTCGGAGCCGGTGCAGGCGGAGTTCCTCGCGGATGGCCGCTCCGATCCGCGCCGCGAGTTCGCCGAGAGCCTGCTCGAGGCGTTCGCGCCGCGAGCGCTCCCGATCCTGGTCTACTCCGGCTTCGAGTCCGAGGTGCTCGGCGCGCTCTCGCGCGCGTTTCCGGACCTGGCGGACGGCCTCGAGCGGCTGCGCGCGCGGCTTCGCGACCTGCTGCCGGTCGTACGCCGATCGGTGTACCACCCGGACTTCCTGGGGTCGTTCTCGCTGAAGCGCGTCGCGCCCGCGCTCTGTTTCGGCTTCACGTTCTCGGATCTGCCGGGGATCGCGGACGGCGGCGCCGCATCGCGCGCCTGGCTCTCGCTCGCGCGAGGCGAGCTCTCGCCGGAGCGAGCTGCCGGGATTCTCGGCGAGCTGCGCGAGTACTGCGCGCGCGACGCGATCGCGCTCGCCAAGCTGCTCGTCGTGCTTCGCAATCTCGATCCGGCTCACTCCGACAGGTAG